A genome region from Populus alba chromosome 3, ASM523922v2, whole genome shotgun sequence includes the following:
- the LOC118062847 gene encoding polygalacturonase QRT3 — protein sequence MTIKLQKKLQEMEGYRPVNATLSFPKAPNTKKNVGRVFYPIGYGADPTGAQESCDAIMDALSDAFQVQNGLELLPDVHDLGGVVIDLQGGNYKISKPIRFPSGGGNIVVKKGTLRASETFPGDRHLIELWSPKSTMHNKKVYYEDITFRDILFDSNYRGGGIFTMNSVRTRINNCFFIHFTTQGILVKEGHETFISSSFLGQHPTIGGDKNENKFSGTAIDLESNDNSITDVVVFSAAIGVLLRGEANILTGVHCYNKANVFGGVGIIVKPTAFLTRINNCYLDFTNIVMEDPVQVQVTNGLFIGDAYIVLQSINGKISGLNIVDNMFKGEGRNLNPIVELDGNFTIIDQVVIERNNVRSMSLKSTVGKLTVAGNGTRWVADFSSVLIFPNKISNFQYSFYVEGVPTGNVVHAVTNVSDNMVVVESNKVVSAVVSVVVDQSSMVEEINYL from the exons ATGACGATAAAACTCCAGAAAAAGCTACAAGAAATGGAAGGCTATCGTCCTGTCAATGCCACCTTGTCATTTCCTAAGGCACCAAACACCAAAAAG AATGTAGGGAGAGTATTTTATCCAATTGGGTATGGAGCAGATCCAACCGGCGCACAGGAGAGTTGTGACGCCATAATGGATGCTTTATCCGACGcttttcaagtgcaaaatgggCTAGAATTGCTGCCTGATGTGCATGACTTGGGTGGTGTTGTAATTGACTTGCAAGGTGGAAACTACAAGATCAGCAAACCCATAAGGTTTCCTTCTGGTGGAGGCAACATTGTG GTGAAAAAAGGGACATTGCGAGCATCGGAAACCTTTCCCGGCGATAGGCATCTTATTGAACTATGGTCACCAAAGTCTACGATGCATAACAAAAAGGTTTATTATGAAGACATCACCTTCAGGGATATTCTCTTTGATTCGAACTACAGAGGCGGAGGCATTTTCACGATGAACTCAGTCAGAACTCGCATTAATAATTGCTTCTTTATACACTTCACAACACAAGGGATTTTGGTCAAAGAAGGCCATGAGACCTTCATATCAAGCTCCTTCCTTGGACAGCATCCAACAATTGGCGGGGATAAAAACGAGAATAAATTTTCAGGCACTGCCATTGATCTTGAAAGTAATGATAATTCAATCACTGATGTTGTAGTTTTCTCAGCAGCCATCGGTGTTCTATTAAGAGGAGAGGCAAATATTCTGACAGGGGTGCATTGTTACAACAAGGCTAATGTTTTTGGTGGCGTAGGAATTATAGTAAAACCAACTGCATTTTTAACTAGGATAAACAATTGTTACTTAGATTTCACCAATATTGTCATGGAAGACCCAGTTCAGGTTCAAGTCACAAATGGGCTGTTCATCGGAGATGCCTATATAGTTTTACAGTCAATCAATGGCAAAATCTCTGGATTAAACATTGTGGACAACATGTTTAAAGGGGAAGGCAGAAACTTGAACCCAATAGTGGAATTAGATGGAAATTTCACTATAATTGATCAAGTGGTGATTGAACGTAACAATGTGAGGAGCATGAGCTTGAAATCAACAGTGGGGAAACTAACTGTGGCCGGAAATGGAACGAGGTGGGTGGCGGATTTTTCGTCGGTGTTGATATTCCCTAACAAAATTAGTAATTTCCAGTATTCGTTCTATGTTGAAGGTGTACCGACTGGGAATGTAGTGCATGCAGTGACCAATGTATCGGATAACATGGTGGTCGTGGAGAGCAACAAGGTCGTCAGTGCAGTTGTTTCTGTGGTGGTTGATCAGAGTAGCATGGTTGAAGAGATCAACTACTTGTAA
- the LOC118062970 gene encoding polygalacturonase QRT3 — protein sequence MGFKIALKNISTLCFLLLWSVQETTCFIKKHKLIEFQEKLQEMVASSSPIPPPSPAVSQTKQSGRVFYPIGYGADPTGVQDSRDAILNALNDAFQVQNGLQLLSGVNDLGGVVIDLQGGNYKISMPLRFPASGGGNVVVKGGTLRASDMFPGDRHLIEVWSQNSQVLDKRNKVHDPNGFPAGKLQNGAILYEDITFRDILFDSGYRGGGIFVVNSARIRINNCFFLHFTTEGILVQGGHETFISSCFLGQHSTVGGDPGERNFSGTAIELGSNDNAITDVALFSAAIGVLLRGQANILTGIHCYNKATGFGGVGIMVKLYASLTRIDNCYLDYNSIVMEDPVQVHVTNGLFLGEGNIVLKAINGKISGVNIVNNMFNADPKGTTPIVGLDGTFTSVDQVLIDQNDVVSGMKYKSTVGKLTVAGNATKWVADFSSVLLFPNQINHFQYSFYIHGMPNGFPNHAITNVSNNVVVVESDKLVNAVVSVIVDQCNMAGESNVM from the exons ATGGGGTTTAAGATAGCCTTAAAAAACATCTCAACGCTGTGCTTCCTTTTGCTGTGGTCGGTGCAAGAAACAACTTGTTTCATCAAGAAACATAAGCTGATAGAATTCCAAGAAAAGCTTCAAGAAATGGTGGCCTCAAGCAGCCCCATTCCACCACCTTCCCCAGCCGTCTCACAAACCAAACAG AGTGGGAGAGTGTTTTATCCAATTGGCTATGGAGCGGATCCAACTGGTGTTCAAGACAGCAGAGATGCCATATTGAATGCTTTGAATGATGcctttcaagtgcaaaatgggCTTCAGTTGCTCTCTGGTGTGAATGACTTGGGTGGTGTTGTAATTGATTTGCAAGGTGGAAACTACAAGATCAGCATGCCCCTCAGATTTCCTGCTTCTGGTGGAGGCAACGTTGTG GTAAAAGGAGGAACTTTGCGAGCATCGGACATGTTTCCTGGCGATCGGCATCTCATCGAAGTATGGTCACAGAATTCTCAAGTACTTGATAAAAGAAACAAGGTACATGATCCTAACGGTTTCCCTGctggaaaattacaaaatggCGCCATCCTCTATGAGGACATCACCTTCCGGGATATCCTTTTCGATTCGGGATATAGAGGAGGAGGGATTTTCGTTGTCAATTCAGCCAGAATTCGAATTAACAATTGCTTCTTTTTACACTTCACAACAGAAGGAATTTTAGTCCAAGGAGGCCATGAGACCTTCATATCTAGCTGCTTCCTAGGACAGCATTCCACTGTTGGAGGGGATCCAGGCGAGAGAAATTTTTCAGGCACCGCAATTGAACTTGGGAGCAATGATAATGCAATCACAGATGTTGCTCTGTTTTCAGCAGCCATTGGTGTGTTATTAAGGGGTCAGGCTAACATTCTCACAGGGATACACTGCTATAACAAGGCAACGGGCTTCGGTGGTGTAGGAATTATGGTGAAGTTATACGCATCACTGACTAGAATAGATAATTGTTACTTGGATTATAATTCTATAGTCATGGAAGACCCTGTTCAAGTTCATGTTACTAACGGGCTATTCTTGGGAGAGGGCAATATAGTTTTAAAAGCGATCAATGGCAAAATTTCTGGAGTAAATATTGTGAATAACATGTTCAACGCAGACCCAAAAGGTACGACTCCTATTGTAGGATTAGATGGGACATTTACTAGTGTTGATCAAGTGCTCATTGATCAGAATGATGTAGTGAGTGGCATGAAATACAAATCAACAGTGGGGAAGCTGACAGTGGCCGGAAATGCAACGAAATGGGTCGCAGATTTTTCTTCAGTTTTGTTGTTTCCTAACCAGATTAATCATTTTCAGTACTCATTTTACATTCACGGAATGCCTAATGGGTTCCCAAATCATGCAATAACAAATGTGTCAAATAATGTAGTTGTCGTGGAGAGTGACAAATTGGTCAATGCTGTGGTTTCTGTGATTGTTGATCAATGTAACATGGCTGGTGAGAGTAATGTTATGTAA